One segment of Ptychodera flava strain L36383 unplaced genomic scaffold, AS_Pfla_20210202 Scaffold_35__1_contigs__length_1935909_pilon, whole genome shotgun sequence DNA contains the following:
- the LOC139127739 gene encoding endosome/lysosome-associated apoptosis and autophagy regulator family member 2-like isoform X2, giving the protein MSAPSFTAKGTRYFHLFNISLCGNNGEDLSLCKDNVTYYSENLEDNVTSMLCRSTIIPSEDGAPLSAQPVSLGDRPLAVTQDTSVNNITVVGFAEDSLPLPDINFYYNSATSTTACPYGRASVISLRCDVTAIGSDVLELPAGCPDGTCDGCTFHFLWRTKYACPLCTEMDYKSIERTARLDAKSSTMFGKSQNYVEMEYQFQKMLLRSVQC; this is encoded by the exons ATGAGTGCTCCAAGTTTTACTGCAAAGGGGACAAGATATTTCCATCTATTTAACATTAGCTTATGTGGTAATAATGGAGAGGACTTGTCTCTGTGTAAAGACAATGTCACATACTATTCAGAG aaTTTGGAAGACAATGTAACGTCAATGTTGTGTCGTTCAACAATCATACCAAGTGAAGATGGAGCCCCATTGTCAGCACAGCCTGTCAG TCTTGGTGATCGTCCCCTGGCAGTTACTCAAGATACAAGTGTTAACAACATTACAGTTGTTGGCTTTGCAGAGGATAGTCTACCATTACCAGATATTAATTTCTATTACAACTCAGCCAC GTCAACTACAGCTTGCCCTTATGGTCGTGCCTCCGTTATAAGTTTGCGATGTGATGTGACAGCGATTGGAAGTGATGTTCTAGAATTACCTGCAGGTTGTCCTGATGGAACATGTGATGGATGTACATTCCATTTCTTATGGAGAACAAAATATGCTTGTCCACTCTGTACTGAAATGGATTACAAATCCATTGAGAGAACTGCAAGGCTGGACGCCAAATCATCCACTATGTTTGGAAAGAGCCAAA ATTATGTCGAGATGGAGTACCAATTCCAGAAAATGTTGTTAAGAAGTGTCCAATGCTGA
- the LOC139127739 gene encoding endosome/lysosome-associated apoptosis and autophagy regulator family member 2-like isoform X1, giving the protein MSAPSFTAKGTRYFHLFNISLCGNNGEDLSLCKDNVTYYSEGQRDGLIQNLEDNVTSMLCRSTIIPSEDGAPLSAQPVSLGDRPLAVTQDTSVNNITVVGFAEDSLPLPDINFYYNSATSTTACPYGRASVISLRCDVTAIGSDVLELPAGCPDGTCDGCTFHFLWRTKYACPLCTEMDYKSIERTARLDAKSSTMFGKSQNYVEMEYQFQKMLLRSVQC; this is encoded by the exons ATGAGTGCTCCAAGTTTTACTGCAAAGGGGACAAGATATTTCCATCTATTTAACATTAGCTTATGTGGTAATAATGGAGAGGACTTGTCTCTGTGTAAAGACAATGTCACATACTATTCAGAG ggACAAAGAGACGGTCTTATTCAG aaTTTGGAAGACAATGTAACGTCAATGTTGTGTCGTTCAACAATCATACCAAGTGAAGATGGAGCCCCATTGTCAGCACAGCCTGTCAG TCTTGGTGATCGTCCCCTGGCAGTTACTCAAGATACAAGTGTTAACAACATTACAGTTGTTGGCTTTGCAGAGGATAGTCTACCATTACCAGATATTAATTTCTATTACAACTCAGCCAC GTCAACTACAGCTTGCCCTTATGGTCGTGCCTCCGTTATAAGTTTGCGATGTGATGTGACAGCGATTGGAAGTGATGTTCTAGAATTACCTGCAGGTTGTCCTGATGGAACATGTGATGGATGTACATTCCATTTCTTATGGAGAACAAAATATGCTTGTCCACTCTGTACTGAAATGGATTACAAATCCATTGAGAGAACTGCAAGGCTGGACGCCAAATCATCCACTATGTTTGGAAAGAGCCAAA ATTATGTCGAGATGGAGTACCAATTCCAGAAAATGTTGTTAAGAAGTGTCCAATGCTGA